The Dioscorea cayenensis subsp. rotundata cultivar TDr96_F1 chromosome 11, TDr96_F1_v2_PseudoChromosome.rev07_lg8_w22 25.fasta, whole genome shotgun sequence genomic interval CCTCTTTGACATCAATTAAAGCACCTGAAATGTTAAGGAATTGGCGTCCTATAATCAGGGGAACCTCAACATTATCATCCACATCTAGAATCACGAAATCTATAGGAAAAATGAGTTTGTCAACTCTGACAAGGACATCTTCGACTACCCCCCGAGGTCTTCGCACTGACCTATCTGGAAGTTGTAACGTCATTCGTGTAGGTCTTAGGTCTTCTAATTCCAGCTTCAAGAACAAGTTGTATGGCATTACGTTTAGGCTAGCCCCATCATCGGCTAGAGCATGCTCCGTCATCCCTTCACCAATTACACAAGGAATTACAAAACTACCAGGATCCTTTATCTTTTGTAGCATCTTTTTCTCTGGAATGGCCGAGTAGTTCCTAGTAAGTGCAACTGTGCCTTGTTCCTCTAACTTTTTCTTATTGGTGACAAGCAGCTTTAAAAATTTGGCATACTTCTGCATTTGAGCTAGTGCTTCAATATTGGAATATTTATGTtgagttgcttgaagatattgaggaACTTCTTCAATTAAGCTTAATCTTTATCTTGTTTGAGTCTTGAGGGGTATGGTACCACTGGCTTGTATTCATGACCCTTTGAAATGTTAGAATTAGGGGAGTCTTCAACAGTTTTCCTCCCATTCTCCTTGCTTGCATCGTCACTCAAATTAGGGCCTTCCTGGACGGCTACCCCATCATTGGAAGCACTTGGGATCCCTCTTTCCCTTGCTTCCAACTGTCtgccacttctcaaagtaacgGCTTTTAATTGTTCCCTTGGGTTGATTTTGGTGTTTCTTGGCAAACTCCCCGAGGATCGTTCAGATTGTCCACGAGCAAGTTGTCCCACTTGGTTATCCAGAGATTTGATCGATGCTTGTAAATTTCTCAATATGGTACCAAattcatcaagtttcttttcattatgCACAAAACGTGTCTTTGTGCTAATCATGAATCTAGCCAAAACATCCTCCGTCGAGTATTTCTTCTCTTATGGAGGCGCGGCTTGGTATTGGCTTCCCTGAGATGGTGGGGGTCTGTACTGAGATCGGCCTTGATTCCAAATTGTAAGTGTTGCCAAATTGATTCCCTGATCCCCTTGGTCCACCGCCAACATAATCAATTGTTTCCATAGGAGGTGACGGGCTAACAAAATTTGGCCATTGTGATGTTGCATGCCCTGCCCCACAAGTATCACATGACATAACGGCCTTGGAACCTGAACTGGATCACAACATGAGTTGGTCAATTTTTCGTGCTAGGGCGCCATGCTTCGAACTATTCTCCATGACATGTTTCGTCAGGGCATCAATCTTCGCGGCTAATGCTGTGGATTCATTCACCTCGTACAGCCCTGCAACCCTTGGTGGCTTTTTTCGAGTGCTCCAGTGACACTCATTGCTGGCCATATTCTCAATTAATTCCTCAGCCTCTTTAGGAAGCTTGTTGCTAAAAGCACCACCTGCAGCTGCATCAACGAGTTGCCTAGTAGCATAATTCAACCCGTTACACAATATCTGCACTCTCATCTATGCAAGGAAGCCGTGATGAGGACACTTGTGAAGAAGGTCCTTAAATCATTCATGGGCTTCAAAGAGTGTCTCCGTATCACCTTGCCAGAAAGACGATATCTCCTGTCTCTTTCTTGCAGCTTTGCTTGAAGGAAAATATCGAGCcaggaacttctcaaccatttccttccaagtgATGATGGACCTAGGAGATAAGTATGTAAGCCATTTGTATGTTGCTCCTCTCAAACTGAACGGTAACAATCTCAGTCTGATGGCATCGTCTGACACTAAATTGATCTTGAAAATGGAGCATATTTGAAGGAACCTGGCAAGATGGGCATGGGGGTCCTCATCTACTAGACCATCAAACTGTACTTAATTCTGAATCATTCCTATGGTACTCgccttgatttcaaagttattagcaAGAACAGTTGGTGCTTGGACACTAAATTCTTCTCCGGTGAACTGTGGTCTTTCATATTCTGATAGGGTCTTTCTGGGCTCCGCCATGATTGATTGTTCACTGGACTCAACCCGAATCCCTTTTTGTCTAGAACTTTCTGCTGCTTTTCTCAATTAttgatgcaaagttctttctaTCTCGTTATCCGGTTCAACCAAGTTTGCTTGACCCGCTCGTGTCATAAGATGTGTACCTACACGGATTGAGGACTCTAGATGTTAGTTAATaacaagaaacacaaagatggaatatttacaaaaggccaacaaccaaaaacaagaaaaacacaaaaacaaaacaaaagagtgAAAACAAAAGGAACAGAAAAGATTATATCAACAGGTTtaaagctttccaaatattccacagtggggtccccggcaacggtgccaaaaactttgaTCGACATAGAGTGTGaacacccgcaagtgcatggggttgccaagtaataaaccacttgCGCACGCACAAGTGGttcatattcccaaggggcccGAGGAACTactttactcacttcttacttATTGTTTTGCTCACTGATTCCAATTCAAGAGAATAGAAAGGAGGagaaagtgaaaatgaaaagcaatagaaaatcttaagaagtatgacaaaatcaaaacacGGGAAATGCTCAAGGTTTGAAAACAGTCACAGATGTGGGTCCCCAAAGGGGCTACTATAGTGAGTaggatatttgaaaagttaagcatgtggctagttggaccgagaaaaccaaaacttaggtcaacccaatggtcatggcaattgacccctaatccgatGCAAGTGTTGAATAAGGAATTCCTTccacccaacttcccacacgtttgcaaggagaatgatggttttcacaagttagggtagaAACACTAGTAGCTTTCAACCCTAGGAATGGAGCGGTACAAATACCCGTTGGTCATGgcgtatttatacaataatcccTTCCAAGTTTCGTGGAGTCTAGCAATAAGgaaatggtcatgctacaaagtgctaccaagaatttgatacatcactcaatcaaatgtacgaaaacaatcaagaacaccaaacaagaatcacaacaagccaaTCATGCATAAATTACTCAAATAATCCAGAACaccacaagttcacccccaaggttcacctacatccggtgacctttgggtttagttgttcatgttcaacaaagcaaccaaacaatccataCAAAGAACTAAAAggaacatgaggaacactccgtCAAAAGGTGAAGACTGAATGACGCTTGAATCCCCAGAGAAAG includes:
- the LOC120271634 gene encoding uncharacterized protein LOC120271634, which gives rise to MISTKTRFVHNEKKLDEFGTILRNLQASIKSLDNQVGQLARGQSERSSGSLPRNTKINPREQLKAVTLRSGRQLEARERGIPSASNDGVAVQEGPNLSDDASKENGRKTVEDSPNSNISKGHEYKPVKYAKFLKLLVTNKKKLEEQGTVALTRNYSAIPEKKMLQKIKDPGSFVIPCVIGEGMTEHALADDGASLNVMPYNLFLKLELEDLRPTRMTLQLPDRSVRRPRGVVEDVLVRVDKLIFPIDFVILDVDDNVEVPLIIGRQFLNISGALIDVKEGKMTLRVGDEQVVFTLPEELLALNPLDEYLNELVCQDAEEELSHPPTQQINQVEGNSSHNGKKIMGVKKMWRKSKEKQKENRKISTLPPDEVDHLFFGNRGKFKVFSCLSLNFPSGNTAPNARGNFPSFVPP